The following proteins are co-located in the Lagopus muta isolate bLagMut1 chromosome 11, bLagMut1 primary, whole genome shotgun sequence genome:
- the LOC125698910 gene encoding G2/M phase-specific E3 ubiquitin-protein ligase-like: protein MHTMSEGTQEAAGSSEPACVLCGRVDNQKSIFGRRYEMYGMCFHAFCVGFANGLCQHGIDNQNKGLFHVEDLIRTVRQAEQTLCFVCGQRGATITCAETGCDRSFHFPCANKGQCVTQHFDRHW, encoded by the exons ATGCACACGATGTCCGAGGGGACTCAGGAGGCCGCCGGCTCGAGTGAGCCAG caTGCGTGCTCTGTGGCCGAGTGGATAACCAGAAATCCATCTTCGGCAGGAGATACGAGATGTATGGGATGTGTTTCCATGCATTTTGTGTG GGATTTGCCAACGGTCTTTGTCAACATGGAATAGACAATCAAAATAAAGGTCTGTTCCACGTTGAAGACCTCATACGCACCGtgaggcaggcagagcagacG ctctgctttgtttgtggCCAGCGCGGGGCCACCATCACCTGCGCGGAGACGGGCTGCGACCGCAGCTTCCATTTCCCCTGCGCCAACAAGGGTCAATGCGTCACCCAGCACTTTGACCGACACTGGTAA
- the RRP9 gene encoding U3 small nucleolar RNA-interacting protein 2: MAATGRRARGARGVAAGRRRRPRVEGSGAEGKPRPAPLRSRDEEVSSEEEAESAAAGRRREEAAAEEELEETPQEKKLRLAKLYLEELRRHEEERAEEEEEEAAGFPGDLVGERLKEAVLEQQGRLRRPAAQDVCPPAAAAIRVLRGHQHSVTCLVVSPDDKFIFSAAKDGSVIKWEVESGKRLCVVPGGKKGTEGQPMGHTAHVLCIAISSDGKYLATGDRNKLILIWEAATCKRLYTFTGHRDAVSGLSFRKGTYQLYSASHDRSVKVWNVEENAYVETLFGHQDIITGMDSLSRECCVTSGGRDGTVRFWKIPEESQLIFYGHQGSIDCIQLINEEHMVSGADDGSVALWGLAKKKPLALVRQSHGTQGAAQDLQQPYWVSAVAALLNSDLVATGSHSGCVKLWKCGEGFQKLEPLCDIPLIGFVNSLKFSSTGDFLVAGIGQEHRLGRWWRVKEAKNSICIIPLKCRAGAPGPTAADCA, translated from the exons ATGGCGGCGACGGGACGGCGGGCGAGAGGGGCGCGCGGGGTCGCGGCGGGGCGGCGCCGGCGGCCGCGGGTGGAG GGCTCGGGCGCCGAAGGGAAGCCCCGGCCGGCGCCGCTCCGGAGCCGCGACGAGGAGGTGTCCAGCGAAGAGGAGGCGGAGAG tgcggcggcggggcggcggcgggaggaggcggcggccgAGGAGGAGTTGGAGGAGACGCCGCAGGAGAAGAAGCTGCGCCTGGCCAAGCTGTACCTGGAGGAGCTGCGGCGGCACG AGGAGGAGcgggcggaggaggaggaggaggaggccgCGGGTTTCCCCGGGGATCTCGTCGGCGAGCGCCTGAAGGAGGCCGTG CTCGAGCAGCAGGGCCGGCTGCGACGCCCCGCGGCCCAGGAC GTGTGCCCTCCGGCCGCTGCCGCCATCCGAGTGCTGCGGGGCCACCAGCATTCTGTCACCTGCCTCGTCGTCTCTCCGGATGACAAGTTCATCTTTTCGGCTGCTAAGGATGGCTCCGTCATCAAAT GGGAAGTGGAGAGTGGGAAGAGACTCTGCGTGGTGCCTGGGGGCAAGAAAGGCACAGAGGGGCAGCCCATGGGGCACACGGCCCACGTTCTCTGCATTGCCATCTCATCGGACGGCAAATACCTG GCTACAGGAGACAGGAACAAGCTGATTCTGATCTGGGAGGCAGCCACCTGCAAGCGTCTTTATACGTTCACTGGTCATCGTGATGCCGTGTCG GGCCTGTCTTTCCGGAAGGGCACGTACCAGCTGTACAGTGCATCCCATGACCGCTCCGTCAAGGTCTGGAATGTGGAGGAGAATGCTTATGTGGAGACCCT CTTTGGGCACCAGGACATCATCACAGGGATGGACAGCCTGAGTCGGGAGTGCTGTGTTACCTCAGGGGGACGAGATGGCACTGTGCGTTTCTGGAAGATCCCCGAGGAGTCACAGCTCATTTTCTATGGGCATCA GGGCTCCATCGATTGCATCCAGCTCATCAATGAGGAGCACATGGTGTCAGGTGCTGATGATGG GTCAGTGGCCCTGTGGGGGCTGGCGAAGAAGAAGCCACTGGCACTGGTGAGGCAATCGCACGGGACGCAGGGCGCTGCCCAGGACCTGCAGCAGCCGTACTGGGTATCTGCAGTGGCCGCCTTGCTCAACAGTGACCTTGTGGCTACAG GTTCCCACAGTGGCTGTGTGAAGTTGTGGAAGTGCGGTGAGGGATTTCAGAAGCTGGAGCCCCTCTGTGATATCCCATTG ATTGGCTTTGTCAACAGCCTGAAGTTCTCATCAACGGGAGACTTCTTGGTGGCTGGCATTGGGCAGGAGCACCG GTTGGGCCGATGGTGGAGAGTAAAAGAAGCCAAGAACTCCATCTGCATCATTCCTCTTAAATGTAGAGCGGGAGCCCCTGGTCCCACGGCAGCTGATTGCGCGTAG